One Thermoplasmata archaeon genomic window, GAAAAACTTAAAAATTTAAAAGTTTTATGACCTACCAGCCCTGCAGCTATCACAGATATTGTTTCTAATATGATCTTTACAGGCAGGTCTACCACATATCATACAAATCTCAGTGGCAGGTTTTCCACAAATATGGCAGAGTCCGACAATCATTTTTGCCTCACATATTTTATATAGAAATCTGGGTAGTAAGCATAATCGATAGGATCTTGCTTGCCGGCTTCCATAAATCCTTTAAGTCTTAATAAACAAGAATCGCATTTACCGCAAGCTTTTTTCTTACCTTCATAACATGACCAGGTAAGGTTGTAAGGAACCTTTAACTTGGTTCCGAGTTTTATTATCTCCGCCTTGCTCATGTTTAATAAAGGGGCCTCAATTTTTATCTTAGATCCTTCAACTCCGGTTTTGGTTGCAAGATTTGCAAGTTTATTAAATTCTCTGAAATATTCAGGTCTGCAATCTGGATATCCGGAGTAGTCTATTGCATTAGCTCCGATAAATATTTTTTTAGCATTTATAACTTCTGCAAAGCCTAAAGCATATGATAAAAATATTGTATTTCTTGCTGGAACATAGGTGACAGGGATCTCATTAGACATATCATCAATATCTCTTTGCTGCGGTACTGGAATATTTGAGGTTAAAGCACTACCTCCAATTGCACGCAAATCTAGTTTTATGATTTTCAAAGGCAACTTATAAAAATCAGCCACTTTTTTTGCACTATCTAGTTCTTTCTTATGCCTCTGCCCATATAAAAAAGTTAAGGGAAACACATCATAATGTTTAGATAAGGCATAAGCCGTAACAGTAGTGCTATCTAGTCCTCCTGACAATAAACTAACTACTTTCATTTTTTTCCACTTTTAATATTTTTAGAGGTATACGCGCCCTGTCCTTTTCCCTCTTCTATACCTAACTCTACCTTTTCAATATTAGAACCAAATATGTTTTTGGCAATTAATTTATCTAGTATATACTCTGATAAAGATTCAGCAGTAGTGACATTCAAGTCTAATAGCGCTACATCTCCAACAGGAAAAACATATTCTTTGTCAGAGAATGATACAATCACGCGATCCTCTATAATCTGAACATTCATAAAATCTGATTTTTTCGGAATAAGTACACGATGATCGATGGTTTCTAGTAAATCTCTCAGTATTTGTTTTATTTCTATAAAATCCATCAACATATATTTATCGTTTATGCTACCGTATATTCTAACTATTACTCCGTAATCATGTCCGTGTAATCTAGAGCACTTGCCATGGAAAGGTATAAAATGAGAAGCAGAAAATCTCAGATTAAGATCCCAACCATTTAACTCTAACATCATATTAATCCCATATTATATCTATTCTATTTAAATTTAACCTCAGCTCATTTCTAATTTTTAAGCATCAAAAAATAAAGCAAAGATTGAAAAGATAAAAGTAGGGTTGGTACGGCCAGAATTTATGCCTGTGTATATTGCAACATCCTGCTAATGATAAAATATATCTGTGCAGGCAGAAGTCGGTCATTGATGCAGAAAACACCGATACATTAGCTTAGGAATAGCTCCATGCAAAATATTATTAATGAATGTAAGTATTGAGATATCATATGATAAAAAAACATCAAAAGAACATAATACTAGGGTTTGAAATTGGTGCCAGCAAAATAATTGGAATTTTAGGGGATCTTAGTGGGACCATTAACAAAAAAGTTTATGAAAAAACAGAACATGGAGAAACAATAAGCATATTAATTAGTCAATTATGGAAACTTAAAAATAAAATAGTTAGTGAGAAAGAATATGAAGAAGTGAACTACATAAGCATTACTTTTCCCGGAATCATAAATGAAGGAACGATTGTATATTCCCCAAACTTACCAAATCTAGCCAATGTAAAATTTTCAGAACTATTAGAATCTAAGTTTCACAAAAAGATATACATCGAAAATGATGCAAATTCACAGGCTCTAGCACAGAAGATATTTGGAAGAAATCATATAAGTAATTTTGTATATATAGCAGTTGGATCTGGTATTGGAGGTGCAATAATTATAAATGATAAGTTATACAAGGGATACAATGGTTGGGCGGGGGAGTTTGGACATACGGTCATTATGACAGATGGACCATTGTGCGGTTGTAACAGAAAAGGGTGTGTGGAAGCACTTGCTTCAGGGTTTTCTATAACAAGGAGAGCAAAAGAAAAACTGCCAGATAAGAGATCTATATTAAATACTATATCATTAAGAGAATTAGATGCAAAAGCAATATTTAATGCTAAAAAAGCAGGAGATAAACTTGCAACAGAGATTGTTGAAGAAACTGCTAAATACATGGCAATTTTTATTGCAAACATAATAAATATATTAGATCCAGAAGCAATTGTAATGGGTGGTGGAGTTACAAAGAACAATGCTGATTTTATAAAACTGATAAGAGAGAAAGTTAAAACAGAACTAGGATATTATAGAAGGGATGTAAAAATAAGCATAGCAAGTGAAAAGTTGATTGAGAAAGCACCAATTGCAACAGTAAGATATTTTAAGGAATTACAATAATAATTTATTTATGTAGAATAGTAATATGGATAATAATGATAGAAATACCTGCTATTTTGATATATAAGAAGAAAATAAAGGGTTTTGGAAGCGTAGAAGAGTTGATAAGCAGTACCAGTTCAAAAACGTTATATCTTTATGATTACGACTCTTTTTTAGGCAAAGAATTTAATTTTAAATATTATTCGGATTTAGGGGATATATATAAGCTTTGGATTGAGGCAAATCTAAAGAAGATAAGGGATCTGATCGATATTTTAGTAGCAGGTGGTGAAATAGTGGTGCTGGATCCGAAATCAAAATTTTACAGAAAAAACGATGAGATCTTAAAATATACAGATCAAGTGGCTATAAAATTAGATGACTCTGTAGATTTAAAAAAATATAAATTGTTTGGTGGCAAATATGTTATATATAATAAAGATCTTGAGGATAGAGAACTGGAGGTTACAAAGCCTGTATTTTTAAGAGGTGTGATATATGATAGAGAGGTTTAAAGAAATAATATACATAGTTTCAAAGAAACTAGATAAAAAAGAGCTGACCGAGTCTGATTTTAAAAAAAGTCTGGTATACGATAGACAATGGCTTAGCCCAGACCATCTCAAAAAGTTTTTGGACATATGTTTAGAAATCAGATTATTGCAAAAAGATAACGATACTTATGTACCTACATTCTCTTTCAAGGATATACAGGTGACATTAGACACAAAGATAAGTGATAAAGATATTGATGACTATAAACCACCAACAATCCAGAAAGATATTTTTATAGAAATACTGGAATATATAGAGCAAAAAGTAGCAATGCAGAGAAACGAAATTGTAAAAAATGTGAATAAAATCAAGGGAAAAATGAGATTTGTAACCATAGAGATTGCAGCACTAATTTATGCAAAAGATTTAAATTTGGATATATCTAAATTTTTAGACCCTGTGAAAGATAAGATTTTGAGTGGTATAAAATGAGAATTGTTCGAGCATCTGAAATTTCTGAGTTTGAATTCTGCTCTTTGAAATGGTACTATCGCGTTAAAGGCATAAAAGTATCAAAAGCGAAAGAAGCAGAAAGAACCTCAGCATTTGAGAGAGGAGAAGCGATGCATAAGAAGATGGGAGAAAGCATTGTTAAAACGCATA contains:
- the queC gene encoding 7-cyano-7-deazaguanine synthase QueC, whose protein sequence is MKVVSLLSGGLDSTTVTAYALSKHYDVFPLTFLYGQRHKKELDSAKKVADFYKLPLKIIKLDLRAIGGSALTSNIPVPQQRDIDDMSNEIPVTYVPARNTIFLSYALGFAEVINAKKIFIGANAIDYSGYPDCRPEYFREFNKLANLATKTGVEGSKIKIEAPLLNMSKAEIIKLGTKLKVPYNLTWSCYEGKKKACGKCDSCLLRLKGFMEAGKQDPIDYAYYPDFYIKYVRQK
- a CDS encoding DUF2240 family protein, encoding MIERFKEIIYIVSKKLDKKELTESDFKKSLVYDRQWLSPDHLKKFLDICLEIRLLQKDNDTYVPTFSFKDIQVTLDTKISDKDIDDYKPPTIQKDIFIEILEYIEQKVAMQRNEIVKNVNKIKGKMRFVTIEIAALIYAKDLNLDISKFLDPVKDKILSGIK
- a CDS encoding 6-pyruvoyl tetrahydropterin synthase family protein — protein: MMLELNGWDLNLRFSASHFIPFHGKCSRLHGHDYGVIVRIYGSINDKYMLMDFIEIKQILRDLLETIDHRVLIPKKSDFMNVQIIEDRVIVSFSDKEYVFPVGDVALLDLNVTTAESLSEYILDKLIAKNIFGSNIEKVELGIEEGKGQGAYTSKNIKSGKK
- a CDS encoding ROK family protein, with amino-acid sequence MIKKHQKNIILGFEIGASKIIGILGDLSGTINKKVYEKTEHGETISILISQLWKLKNKIVSEKEYEEVNYISITFPGIINEGTIVYSPNLPNLANVKFSELLESKFHKKIYIENDANSQALAQKIFGRNHISNFVYIAVGSGIGGAIIINDKLYKGYNGWAGEFGHTVIMTDGPLCGCNRKGCVEALASGFSITRRAKEKLPDKRSILNTISLRELDAKAIFNAKKAGDKLATEIVEETAKYMAIFIANIINILDPEAIVMGGGVTKNNADFIKLIREKVKTELGYYRRDVKISIASEKLIEKAPIATVRYFKELQ